One window of Klebsiella quasivariicola genomic DNA carries:
- a CDS encoding acyl-CoA dehydrogenase family protein, protein MTLLSTGTDYDALAAAFRPIFTRIAQGAAEREQQRILPDEPIRWLKEAGFGTLRIPREKGGWGASLPQLSALLIELAQADSNLPQALRAHFAFVEDQLNQPDSAGRDRWFRRFLDGELVGSGWTEIGAVKLGEVNTRVTPAEEGWRLDGEKFYSTGALYADWIDVFARRSDTAGDVIALVSTQQTGVVREDDWDGFGQRLTGSGTTRFTGARVETEHVYDFARRFRYQTAFYQHVLLATLAGIGLAVERDAAQGVKQRSRMYSHGNAAVPRDDAQVLQVVGQISSWAWATRAAVLQAAESLQQAYIVHASDDDALIARRNQLAEVEAAQAQVIASDWIPRAATELFNALGASDTRTRLALDRHWRNARTVASHNPVIYKARNIGNWLVNGEAPTFIWQIGNGEKTAG, encoded by the coding sequence ATGACCTTACTCTCCACAGGCACCGATTATGACGCGCTGGCGGCCGCCTTCCGCCCGATATTCACCCGTATCGCCCAGGGCGCTGCGGAGCGCGAACAGCAGCGCATTCTGCCCGATGAGCCGATCCGCTGGCTGAAGGAAGCGGGCTTCGGCACGCTGCGTATCCCGCGCGAGAAGGGCGGCTGGGGCGCTTCGCTGCCGCAGCTCAGCGCGCTGCTGATCGAGCTGGCGCAAGCGGACTCTAACCTGCCGCAGGCCCTGCGCGCGCACTTTGCTTTTGTGGAAGATCAGCTTAATCAGCCGGATTCCGCCGGGCGCGACCGCTGGTTTCGTCGTTTCCTCGACGGCGAGCTGGTGGGCAGCGGCTGGACGGAGATCGGCGCGGTTAAGCTGGGCGAGGTGAACACCCGGGTGACGCCGGCAGAGGAGGGCTGGCGTCTCGATGGCGAGAAGTTTTACAGCACCGGCGCGCTGTACGCCGACTGGATCGATGTGTTTGCCCGGCGCAGTGATACCGCCGGCGACGTGATAGCCCTGGTCAGCACCCAGCAGACCGGCGTGGTGCGGGAAGATGACTGGGATGGCTTTGGCCAGCGGCTGACCGGCAGCGGAACCACCCGCTTTACCGGCGCCCGGGTGGAAACCGAACATGTTTATGATTTTGCCCGGCGTTTTCGCTATCAGACCGCCTTCTACCAGCATGTGCTGCTGGCGACCCTCGCGGGCATTGGCCTGGCGGTTGAGCGGGATGCGGCGCAGGGCGTCAAACAGCGCTCCCGGATGTACAGCCACGGTAACGCCGCCGTGCCGCGCGATGACGCTCAGGTGCTGCAGGTCGTTGGGCAGATCAGCAGCTGGGCATGGGCGACCCGGGCCGCGGTCCTGCAGGCCGCGGAATCGCTGCAGCAGGCCTATATAGTGCACGCCAGCGACGACGACGCGCTGATCGCCCGGCGTAACCAGCTGGCGGAAGTGGAAGCGGCGCAGGCGCAGGTGATCGCCAGCGACTGGATCCCGCGGGCGGCGACGGAGCTGTTTAATGCCCTCGGAGCGTCGGATACGCGAACCCGCCTGGCGCTGGATCGCCACTGGCGCAATGCGCGGACGGTCGCCTCGCATAATCCGGTGATCTATAAGGCACGCAATATCGGAAACTGGTTGGTGAACGGTGAAGCGCCCACCTTTATCTGGCAGATTGGCAATGGTGAGAAAACGGCGGGGTAA